GTCGGCTGCCACATCTTCGGGCACGGCGCCGACGAGATGATGCAGGGCTTCGCCGTCGCCGTGCGCATGGGCGCCACCAAGGCGGACTTCGATGCCACCGTGGCCATCCACCCGACCAGCAGCGAGGAGCTCGTCACGCTCAAATGAGCGGTCGTGATCACCCCATGACGCTACGCACCTTCGAAGACATCGACCCGTTCATCGCCGACGACGCGTATGTCGACCCCGACGCGACCGTCATCGGCGATGTCACGATCGGCGCGCAGAGTTCGGTCTGGCCGCAGTGTGTGCTGCGCGGCGACGTCAACATCATCCGCATCGGTGAACGCACGAACATCCAGGACGGCACAATCGTCCACGTTGCGCACGACGGCGAATTCAGCCCGGGTGGCCATGCCACCACCATCGGCGACGATGTCACCGTCGGCCACCGCGCCATCGTCCACGCCTGCACGATCGAGGACCGCGTCCTGGTCGGCATGGGCGCGATCATCATGGACGGCGCTGTCGTGCGCAATGACGTCATCATCGGCGCCGGCGCCCTGGTGCCGCCGGGGAAAGAACTCGAATCCGGCTGGCTCTACGTCGGCACCCCGGCCAAGGCCCACCGCGAACTCACCGAGGATGAATACCGCCTCCTGAAATACTCCGCCAACCACTACACCGAAGTGGCCGCGCGCCACGCTGGCGAAGGGAAGAACCACGAATGAAAGACCGGAACCACGAATGAACACGAATGCACACGAATGCTGCCGCAGGGCCCGGTGAGGTATCAGGAGCTTCGCTGAAAGCGCGAGGGCACTGACGTGGGGTTCGAGCACCACAGATAAACACAGATAAGATCAAAAGCAGGGCGGTCGATTGAGTTCACGCAACAGCGATTTCCAGCCGATCGCTTCTGACTTTCATCTGTGTTCATCTGTGGTTCTTTATCCGGGGATCCCGTTCCCACCGCTGTCAGCGAAGCTCCATAGCGCGTAATGCCCCTCAAGCCCCATTCGTGTGCATTCGTGTTCATTCGTGGTTCCCGTCTTTCACGCGCCGGCGTAACCGCTCCACACCCCGGTACCACTCGGTCAGGACGTCGAGGCTGAAGGCGGCGTTGGCCGGGCTGGGATTGGGGGTGACGAAGACATGGATGCCGTCGAGCGTTTCGGGCTGTTCGCCGAGTTCGATGGCGTCGGGTTTCACGCCGTGGCCGTAGCGCAGGTAGCTCTGGTAGACGCCCTTGCCGTTGAACCAGGCGATGCGTGGCCGGTACCGGTTCAGGTGTCCGTCGAGCACGGGGGCCCACTCGCGGAAGTCCCTCGCCTTGAGATCTCCGGCACCGGGCGTCGGTTTCTTCACCACGTCGGTGAAACCGATCCGTTCGTGATCCAGCAGCCAGCGGAAGCCGTCCGCGTCCGGCGTGAAGTCTTCCGGCACGAGGCCGGCGCCGCGCATCGCCGGCCAGAAGCGGTTGCGCGGGTTGCCGTAATAGCACTGGCGCGCGATCGAGGCCGGTGAGGGATTCTGGCCGATGACGACGAGGTCCAGAGCGTGGTCGAGGTAATCGGGGAGTGTCTCCATCAGCCTGCCTTGTCACGTCGGGAGGATCATCGCAGCATCGTACGGCAATGAACGATCACGATGCAGGCTCATCCGGGCTCGACCGCGAGGCGTGGGACGAGTTGCGCACGCGGCTGGCGCGTTCGCGTTTTCGCAGCCGGTTCCGGCTGAACGAACGCGACGCGGCGTATGCGGCCGACCGGGGGATCCCGACGCTGCGCACCCACGCGTACGAGTTCGTCGGTGCCCGTCTCGCCCCGGCGGCGCCGAAGAACGACGGCCGTCAGACCCCCATGCGTGGGCACCCGGTCTTCGTCGCCCAGCACGCGACCGCGACCTGTTGCCGGGGCTGCCTGCGCAAATGGCATGGCATCCCGGCGGGGCGGGCGCTCACGGAAGACGAGATCCGTTATACGGTGGACGTCATAGCGGCGTGGCTGGGTGCGCCCCCGGCTGGCGACGGAACGGGCGCCACGGACTGAACTGCCGTCACTCCCCGCCCAGGCGGGCGCCTTCCGTGAAATCCGCGGGCACTTCGAAACGCTCGGCCGGGATGTCGGCCGTTTCGATCTCGCGAACCGTCCAGTTCGAGCCGTCAACGCTGCGCTCGATACGCACCGGGAAGGCGTTGGTCTGTCCGAGCGTCGCCTGCAGCACGCGGGCGTCGAACGGTGCCGTGCCGCTGCCGAGCAGGTTGCGCATGCGCGCGAGGAAATCGAACAGGGCCCGCAGCGTAGCGGTGGTCGTTTCGGTCAGCCCGAGCTCGCTTACGCGGCTGATGCACAGGC
This genomic window from Halofilum ochraceum contains:
- a CDS encoding gamma carbonic anhydrase family protein, giving the protein MTLRTFEDIDPFIADDAYVDPDATVIGDVTIGAQSSVWPQCVLRGDVNIIRIGERTNIQDGTIVHVAHDGEFSPGGHATTIGDDVTVGHRAIVHACTIEDRVLVGMGAIIMDGAVVRNDVIIGAGALVPPGKELESGWLYVGTPAKAHRELTEDEYRLLKYSANHYTEVAARHAGEGKNHE
- a CDS encoding mismatch-specific DNA-glycosylase; protein product: METLPDYLDHALDLVVIGQNPSPASIARQCYYGNPRNRFWPAMRGAGLVPEDFTPDADGFRWLLDHERIGFTDVVKKPTPGAGDLKARDFREWAPVLDGHLNRYRPRIAWFNGKGVYQSYLRYGHGVKPDAIELGEQPETLDGIHVFVTPNPSPANAAFSLDVLTEWYRGVERLRRRVKDGNHE
- a CDS encoding DUF4186 domain-containing protein, with amino-acid sequence MNDHDAGSSGLDREAWDELRTRLARSRFRSRFRLNERDAAYAADRGIPTLRTHAYEFVGARLAPAAPKNDGRQTPMRGHPVFVAQHATATCCRGCLRKWHGIPAGRALTEDEIRYTVDVIAAWLGAPPAGDGTGATD